Proteins co-encoded in one Candidatus Omnitrophota bacterium genomic window:
- a CDS encoding NADH-quinone oxidoreductase subunit C, with amino-acid sequence MQAENIIRDLRAKNINPIEVLFLNSMEIEVRINKEDFKAACLFMHTKLSSSVMALFAVDKRQVNGNFEIRCVFLAKEIPLWVSIVISVAEGFLSFDSLACDIYSSALFERQIKEMFGIIPEGNPDQRSLVLHEEVCPEGTLPLRKDFTPVQAVSKKEYQFNKVEGDGIFEIPVGPVHAGIIGPGHFHFSVAGEPIVNLELRLGFTHRGVEKLFEGKTLEQGLKLSECVVGDSVIGYSWAFCRAAEAILGVKIASGVFNTRAICLELERIYNHFTAISGIALDVGFSFPAQFISVLKERVLRLNKKLSAHRYLKGVLSLGFARNIFDKEAVAYMLDELKLIKRDIKEAQGILYGSVSFMDRVDETGILRKKTAEDFGVVGLAGRSSGVSLDLRRVFPEGYLQAGFRLVKKDRGDVLSRLIVRLDEIEESLRLIDVFAKQTDVLESPKINFPVQGHALGAVEGARGPVIYWLEVSDGKIERCKIVDPSFQNWQGLSISVLGNIVPDFPVCNKSFDLSYAGNDL; translated from the coding sequence ATGCAGGCAGAAAATATCATCCGGGATTTGCGCGCAAAAAACATTAACCCGATTGAGGTATTGTTTTTAAATAGCATGGAAATAGAGGTGCGCATAAACAAAGAGGATTTTAAGGCCGCCTGCCTTTTTATGCACACAAAGCTTTCTTCTTCGGTTATGGCGCTTTTTGCCGTTGACAAAAGGCAGGTAAACGGAAATTTTGAAATAAGATGCGTGTTCTTGGCTAAGGAAATTCCCCTGTGGGTTTCTATTGTTATTTCTGTTGCAGAGGGCTTTTTAAGTTTTGATTCTTTGGCTTGTGATATCTATTCTTCTGCGCTATTTGAGCGGCAAATAAAAGAGATGTTTGGGATTATCCCAGAAGGAAATCCCGATCAAAGATCGCTTGTTTTGCATGAAGAAGTTTGCCCCGAAGGAACATTGCCTTTGCGCAAAGATTTTACGCCTGTTCAAGCTGTTTCTAAAAAAGAATATCAATTTAATAAGGTTGAAGGCGATGGGATATTTGAAATTCCTGTTGGCCCGGTGCATGCCGGGATCATCGGCCCCGGGCACTTTCATTTTAGCGTTGCCGGAGAGCCGATTGTGAACTTAGAGCTTCGCCTTGGATTTACTCACCGGGGAGTAGAAAAACTTTTTGAAGGAAAAACTCTTGAGCAGGGATTAAAGTTGTCTGAATGTGTGGTTGGTGATTCGGTAATAGGCTATTCTTGGGCTTTCTGCCGCGCAGCTGAAGCGATCTTAGGGGTTAAAATCGCATCAGGCGTATTTAACACAAGAGCGATTTGTTTAGAATTGGAAAGAATTTATAATCACTTTACCGCTATAAGCGGCATTGCCCTAGATGTAGGTTTTAGCTTTCCCGCGCAATTTATATCTGTTCTTAAAGAAAGGGTATTGCGATTAAATAAAAAGCTTTCAGCGCATAGGTATCTTAAAGGAGTTTTATCTTTGGGTTTTGCGCGCAATATTTTTGACAAAGAGGCTGTCGCGTATATGCTTGATGAATTAAAGCTTATTAAGCGCGACATAAAAGAGGCGCAGGGTATACTCTACGGCAGTGTGTCTTTTATGGACAGGGTTGATGAAACCGGCATATTGCGCAAGAAAACCGCCGAGGACTTTGGAGTGGTTGGTTTAGCTGGCAGATCATCCGGGGTTTCTTTGGATCTAAGGCGCGTATTTCCTGAAGGTTATCTGCAGGCAGGTTTTCGCTTGGTTAAAAAAGATAGAGGTGATGTGCTATCGCGATTAATCGTGCGGCTTGACGAAATAGAGGAGTCTTTGCGCTTAATAGATGTTTTTGCTAAACAAACAGACGTTTTAGAAAGCCCTAAGATTAATTTTCCTGTTCAGGGCCATGCTCTTGGAGCTGTAGAAGGCGCTCGGGGGCCGGTTATCTATTGGCTGGAGGTTTCAGATGGTAAAATAGAACGCTGTAAAATTGTTGATCCTTCTTTTCAGAATTGGCAAGGGCTTTCAATTTCCGTATTAGGAAACATTGTCCCGGATTTCCCCGTGTGCAACAAAAGTTTTGACTTATCTTACGCGGGTAACGATTTATAA
- a CDS encoding hydrogenase, with product MFDIINNSFKKGLLTEKFILPQDESSRQIDSAGEQLKKIIHKLYGRSLHLREVDTGSCGACESELIALSNPIYDIQRFGVDFVASPRHADALVVTGPVSRNMALALKKTFNSMPEPKFVITVGDCALKGGIFRDSYYAIGDIQSITGSVVLHIPGCPPEPIIILHNLISFLKQKS from the coding sequence ATGTTTGACATTATTAATAATAGTTTTAAAAAGGGGCTGCTTACAGAGAAGTTTATCCTTCCGCAGGATGAATCAAGCCGCCAGATTGATTCTGCAGGGGAACAGCTGAAGAAGATTATCCATAAACTTTATGGCAGGTCTTTGCATTTAAGAGAAGTGGATACCGGTTCCTGCGGGGCGTGTGAATCAGAGCTTATTGCCTTGAGCAATCCTATATATGATATTCAGCGTTTTGGCGTAGATTTTGTGGCTTCTCCCCGTCACGCGGATGCGCTTGTAGTAACTGGGCCTGTATCCAGAAATATGGCGCTTGCGCTTAAGAAAACATTTAATTCCATGCCTGAGCCAAAATTTGTCATAACTGTCGGAGATTGCGCGTTAAAAGGAGGGATCTTCCGCGATTCCTATTACGCCATAGGCGATATCCAATCTATCACGGGATCGGTAGTTCTTCATATTCCCGGTTGCCCTCCAGAGCCTATTATTATCCTGCACAATCTTATTTCATTCTTAAAGCAAAAATCTTAA